Genomic segment of Saccharomycodes ludwigii strain NBRC 1722 chromosome VI, whole genome shotgun sequence:
TTCCTGTAAAAATGCACTTTCCATAGTATTTTAAGTGTGAACTATTTATTAGTTATTTCCTGCTTTAAAGTTTGGCCTCAACTGGTTCTGATTCCAACgcaatgatttattatagACATTTCGGTTTTAAACACAAGAAGTTTAAATGGTTTTTTCGTTTAATTTGAATTGTTCTATCCATCTTTATAATGGattgattaattttttaaaaagaaaggaaaggCGGTATCTTCGGACATTCGGATAAATacaaccaattttttttttttgtgtatCTTTGTCTacatattatatttttttattacctagatatataaatatatatttttataaaacaatATCTTGTTAAAATCTCTAAATCAAAGATAATACCAGACCACATTCATGCATAGCAATTAAAcacaagaaaaagaagaaaaaaaaaagaagaaaaaaaaaaaaaaagaaaaaaaatggatcaTTATCAAGTgtatgaaattaaaaacaacttAAGGAAATCTTCAATTGAATTATCTAAATGGAAATTAATCCAATCAGCGAAATGGTCATCCGAAGCCTTACATGGAATTATATCATTCGACCAAGAAGAAGGGCAAGAATACAAAAAAGATCATGATGATTATTCTGAAAATTGCTCGGTAGATTTATTGAGCAAATTTAACATACCGCCTTCACCAAATACTTTATTCACCAAAAACTTTGCAGATACTGCCAGTAACAAAactaacaacaaaaatgaagaaCAATACACAAGCATTACAAATAAGGGTACTGCTGATATTCCATTAACTCAGGAAGAAGAGGATTTGTATCAATATGCATCATCTTTGTTTGATTGTAGGGAGTTCGATCGTTGCGTCTCGGTTTTGAGCAAAGCAAAACATCCAagactaatttttttaaaactatacACAACATATTTGTCCTGGGATAAGAAGTCACaagaaaatttggaaaatgatTTGTTACCCAACACAACAAGTAATTCGATCAATAATGTTTCTAATAAGGAGTCCACCTCAACCAGAGAAACTTCCACTAATAGTCGCGGTGGCAATCCTtctaacaacaacaacataaATTTACGATTTGGCACATCTTCTATTAGAAATTACTACGCTTCTTCCAATGACGATgaacaaaatcaaatattttataaacaagAACAGTGTTCAACTGCAATGGGAAACAGTGGTTTAAAAGTCAATATACCATCAATCCTGAAGGAATTAGACACCACATTAGAAAGAATATTAACAGCTAATGACGATGATgctagtaataaaaaaggcCAAACAACACCAAGAGTATCCTCATCTTCAGCGCTAATACGGAAAAAAGATAAGATAGGATTGGCATTATTATACTACTTGCAAGGTATACTACTGAAACTACAAGATTCTCAAGCAAAAGCTTTGCATTCGTTCTTGACATCGGTCAAATTATATCCTTATAATTGGACTTGTTGGTCTGAAATTTTGGATTGTCTTTCAAGAGCAGATGAAGCCAGCTTATTGCTTCATCATCTAAATAGGGAGATGGATCCAAATAACGTTATgttacatttttttaaagttgtaTTGTTCCAAGAATTTTGTAAAAGCAACACTGATGACTACAACTTGAATGAGGAATTTTTAAGTGATTTAAACTACTTACTAACGTTATTCCCCAATTTTGCATTTATAAAGTCAAAACAAGCGTTAATAAATTACGAATATATGGATTACATAAATGCTGAACAAATATTTGACGATATCGTTAAAAGGGATCCGTATAGGTTGGAAGACCTAGATACCTATTCCAATATCTTGTACGTCATGCAAAAATTCTCAAAGTTGGCTTATTTAGCACAAATGACTAGTAATATAGATAGATTTAGACCAGAAACCTGTTGTATTGTCGGAAATTACTATTCATCAAAACAGGATCATGCAAAAGCAATCATGTACTTTAGAAGAGCGTTGACTCTAAACAAGAATTATACAAATGCCTGGACATTAATGGGCCACGAGTTTgttgaattgaaaaatacacATGCGGCTATACAGGCCTATCGCAGAGCTGTAGAAATTAACACCAGAGATTATAAAGCTTGGTACGGTTTGGGTCAAGCTTATGAACTTATTGGTAGAAGATTATATtctttgtattatttacaGAAAGCATGTAGTTTGAAACCGTTTGACAAAAGAATGTGGCAGAGTTTGGGCAATTGTTATGAAAAAATGGATAAGAATGAAAAAGTATATGATTCTATTAAGTGTTACGAAAGAGCTTTGCAATTAACTAATCTCAATGAATACGACAGTATGCAATTATCTTACAAGTTGGCAGAattgaatttgaaaatagatAACATGGTTGTTTGTGAAAAGTATATGAAGAAATGTTGTAAAATAGGAGAACTTAATCATTCAAATCTTTACAGTCCAGAGTTAAACAGTGCTCGTTTATGGTTGGCTAGGCATGAAATGAGTAATAAACATTACTCTACGGCATATCAATATGCATCTGGGGTTACAGATGGTGtttcaaaagaaattgaagaGGCTAGAAATATTGCAAGGGAATGTAGAAGAATATTGGATAAGGATTGATTGGTGAAAAGAGAGGAGATAGGGAGGATAACATATGTAATAActgtttatattattattattattaacaatttaATGATCATAAATTAATGTTACGTAGAAACTTGAACTTGTGAATGGCTTTCACAAAgttgattaaaaaaaaaaaaaaaaaaaaaaaatttcatcgCGTTATTTATAACGaaaacatttcttttttaaacacATTTAacatgctttttttttttttttttttttcccttattatttgtatcgTCTTCTTGACaatgtttaataatataacaaCACAattaaagagaaaaaaaaaattttttttggtaaataacctattattattgaatcAACAAACAtagaataatatatatataataggCAATTATGCGTGGCAATATATCACCACCTCTGCCAGAGTTGGAAAATgctaattttaataatgaagatTCATCTTTTCCACCACCACCGCCGCCTGGTTTTGAACAAGAGGATACGAATGACGAAGATataccaccaccacctCCTCCTCCTGGTTTTGAACAAGAAGATGTGAATGACGAAGATataccaccaccacctCCTCCTCCTGGTTTTGAACAAGAAGACGTGAATGATGAAGATATACCACCACCCCCACCACCACCAATGTTCGAAGAGGAAGATATCACTATTCGTTTTAATAACTTACCATCTTCTTCAGCCCTTGAAGCTCAAAAGATTATCAGTAAAAATACTTCCCAGTCACTGCTTAAAGTAGAAGAAAACAATacaagaaaatttaaaacttttccTCCACCAGGTTTTGAAGAAAACCTACCTTTAGGATCcaagagaaaaaataatactaatgaaACCTCAAAAGAACAAccttcaacaaaaaaaagaaaactttttttggaaaatgaattgaataaatctaaaaaagATTGGTTAACAttacaaaaacaaagattTAGAAAAGACCTACAAAATAAAGGTATGAAAACACCTATGAAGAAACAAGGGAAAGTCATTCCCCAGAAAGTTGATCTTCCTAAAGAGCATTTAAGAAAGATTTTTAATAGTCACATAAATATGTCTGGAAAGAGGTTTAATAACGACAAGACTATCCATTTAGCGGCTTTGAAATATATGCCTCATgctgttttaaaattactTGAAAATATGCCACAGCCATGGGAAAATCAAAAGGAGGTACGTGTCTTGTATCATATAACAGGGGCTATTACATTTGTGAACGAGATACCAAGGGTTATTGAGCCAGTATATGTTGCCCAGTGGTCTACTATGTGGATAGCAAtgagaagagaaaaaagagatagacaacattttaaaagaattagatTACCCACctttgatgatgatgaaccACCAATTTTGTATGAAGAGTCAATCGAACCTTTGGAAGTTCCAGAACCCATTTTTTTAGAATTGGATCCAGAAGACGATAGGCTAGTTAGCAATTGGCTATATGATAGCAAACCATTGGTGGAAAATAGGGTAAAAGTTAATGGTTCATCCTATAAACGTTGGAAGCTTGATATACCAACATTGGCGAATTTGTATAGATTAGCTACTCCCTTGGTTAACCAGGTAAATGACcctaattattattacttattCGATAAAAAGTCCTTTATGACTTCAAAGGCGATTAATAACGCTCTTCCCGGTGGTCCAAAGTTTGAACCGTTATTTCCTCATGAAGATGATATAGATAACGAAGATTTTACTGAGTTTAACAGCATTGATCGTCTCATATTTCGTAATAAGATAAGAACCGAATATAAAATTGCGTATCCGCAATTATATATCCCGAGACCACGAAAAGTTGAGGTTATCAAATCTGGGAACCCAATATTATGTCTAGTAGAAAATGATGGAATGGATTTTTTCAGTTATGACAATCAGCTTTTGAGTGCTAtcaactttaaaaaatcgGAAAAGACACAAAGAGAACTTTTACGTAGGAAGGATGATTTTGAATTGTTTCAAGGTTTCAAACCCTTGTTGTGTGACGAAAGTTTAGAATTGCCCAATTTGGATGATGCAGTTTCATTGTATCATGCACCCTTCCCATTTAACCGAAAAAGTGGGCACATGATAAGGGCCGAGGATGCAACGTTGATGAAACATTGGTATTTACAGCACCCAGACGAAGATGACTATCCGCTAAAAGTGAAAGTTTCATATCAGAAACTGTTGAAGAATTACGTTTTAACCGAATTACACTCGAAAAAGCCCATggcacaaaaaaaaatcaaattgtTAAAGCGTTTGAGAAATACTAAATATTTCCAGCAAACTAAAATTGATTGGGTTGAAGCAGGATTACAAGTAATTAGACAAGGTCACAACATGTTAAATCTATTGATACATCGTAAAGGATTAACTTACTTGCATTTGGATtataatttcaatttgaAGCCAACCAAAACTTTGACTACAAAGGAACGTAAAAAATCAAGATTCGGTCATGCATTCCATCTAATGAGAGAAATTCTAAAGATTACTAAATTGCTAGTTGATGTTCAAGTTCAATATAGGTTGGACCAAATTGATGCATACCAACTGGCAGAtggtatttattatattttgaatcATTTGGGTCATTTAACGGGTATTTATCgttacaaatataaaatcatGCACCAGATTAGGGCATGCAAAGACTTGAAGcatgttatttattatagattcaataaaataatcgGTAAGGGGCCGGGATGCGGTTTTTGGCAGCCAGCATGGAAAGTtttggtgttttttttgagaGGTACGACCCCCTTATTGGAAAGATGGCTAAGTAATTTATTAAGCAGACAATTTGAAGGTCGTTCTAACGAGGTAGCAAAGACTACCACAAAACAGAGAGTGGACGCCTACTATGATCTAGAGTTAAGAGCTTCTGTTATGAATGATATATTGGATATGATCCCGCAGGATTTAAGACAGAGCAAGGCGAAAACAATTTTACAACATTTGGGTGAGGCATGGAGATGTTGGAAGGCAAATATACCTTGGGATGTTCCTGGAATGCCCGTtccaattaaaaatatcattgaGAGATATGTGAAATCTAAAGCGGATGGTTGGATCTCGGGTGCTCATAAAAATAGAGAACGGATAAAGAAAGGTGAGcatgttgaaaaaaatgtaataCGTAAAAATTTGGGCAGATTAACCAGATTATGGGTTAGAAATGAACAAGAACGTCAAGAGGAAATGCAACATAATGGACCATATATTTCACCAGAAGAAGCCACAGCAATATTTTCTACTATGGTTGATTGGCTATCTTCACGAGATTTTTCACCAATTCCTTTCCCGCCTTTAAACTATAAgcatgataataaaatcttGGTATTGGCGttggaaaatttaaaacaggcttacgaaaataaaagcaGGTTGGTTCAGTCAGAAAGGGAAGAGCTTGCATTGATCGAACAGGCTTATGATAATCCACATGAGACTTTGAATAGGATAAAGAAGTATTTACTTACACAACGGTCTTTTAAGCCTGTGCAAGTGAGTATGATggattattatcaatatattCAACCACTTTACACCATTGACcccattgaaaaaattacagaCGCATATTTAGATCAGTATCTATGGTTTGAGGCTGATAAAAGACAGTTGTTCCCAAATTGGATCAAACCCAGCGATTCTGAGATTCCTCAATTGTTGGTTTATAAGTGGTGTCAAGGTATTAACAACTTGCACGATATATGGAATGTCTCTGATGGTCAATCTACAGTTTTGCTAGAGACTAGCTTACAGCAACTTACTGAAAATATTGACTTCACTTTATTAAACCGTTTGCTAAGATTGATAATGGACCCTAATATGGCAGATTATATAACTGCGAAAAATAATGTCAAGATAAACTTCAAAGATATGAGTTACGTTAATAAGTATGGTCTAATTCGAGgccttttttttgcaaCATTTATCTATCAGTACTATGGTTTGATGGTTGatctattgttattaggTCCAGATAGAGCACATGAATTGGCAGGAGGTGTGGATTCGCCTAATGAATTTTTAGCGTACGAAAACCTAAACACCGAGATTAAACATCCGATAAGACTCTATTGTCGTTATTTTGACAAAATACACATTGTTTTCCGCTTAAGCGAATTGGATTCAGAGGATTTGATTAAGGATTACTTGTTGGAAAATCCAGATccaaattttgaaaatgcGGTTGGTTATAACAATAAGACGTGTTGGCCACGTGACTGTCGTATGAGATTAATGAGGCGAGATGTAAACTTAGGCAGGGCTTTATTTTGGGAATTCTCCTCGAGGTTGCCGACTTCAATAGCCACTGTTAAATGGGAGGATTCGTTTGTTTCTGTTTACAGTAAAAATAACCCCAATTTGCTATTTTCTATGTGTGGCTTTGAAGTTAGAATACTTCCAAAGAGCAGGGTCATTGAATCTAAGTCTTATGACGAAGGTGTATGGGATTTAATCAACTTTAACACCAAAGAAAGGACTGCCAAAGCTTTTTTGAGAGTTTCAGATGAGGAAATAACTAAATTTGACACAAGGATTCGTATTTTAGTAATGTCAGCTGGCTCCAATACGTTTACTAAGATTGCAGGTAGATGGAATTTGGCGTTGATAGCATTGTTTACCTATTTTAGGGAGGCTATTGTTGCCACAACCTCTCTTTTGGATATTTTGGTGAAAGCGGAAACAAGGGTGCAAAACCATGTTAAGTTAGGGTTAAACTCCAAAATGCCGACACGTTTCCCTCCAGTTGTATTTTACGCTCCCAAAGAATTGGGTGGTTTGGGTATGCTAAGTGCTTCACACATTTTGATTCCTGCTACTGATTTAACGTGGTCTAAACAAACAGATACAGGCATAACTCATTTCAGGGCTGGTATGTCACATACggatgaaaaatatatccCCACTTTATTTAGATACATCACTTCGTGGGAAAATGAGTTTTTAGATTCACAACGAGTGTGGTCCGATTATGCTGCAAAGAGGAAAGAAGCCCTTCGAGAAAATAGAAGATTGGCCTTTGAAGAGTTAGAAGATTCCTGGGATCGAGGTATACCACGTATCAGCACCttatttcaaaaagatAGGCACACTTTGGCGTATGATAAGGGGTATAGGGCCCGTACTgaattcaaaaattatcGTTTGGAGCATTCAAACTCTTTTTGGTGGACTGTTGCTAACCATGATGGCAAATTATGGAACTTGAACAGTTATCGTACGGATGTTATTCAGGCACTTGGTGGGATTGAAACTATTCTAGAGCACACGTTGTTCAAAGGTACTGGATTTACGTCCTGGGAGGGGTTGTTTTGGGAAAAGGCATCTGGATTTGAGGATTCTATGcagtttaaaaaattgacaAATGCGCAAAGAACTGGTTTAAGTCAAATTCCGAATCGACGCTTTACTTTATGGTGGTCACCTACAATTAACAGGGCCAATGTTTATGTTGGATTTTTGGTTCAGTTGGATTTGACTGGTATATTTTTGCATGGTAAGATCCCAACATTGaaaatttcattaattCAAATTTTCCGGGCCCATTTATGGCAAAAGATCCATGAGAGTATTGTTTTCGATTTATGCCAAATTTTGGATGGACAAATGGATGTTTTGGGGATAGAAGAAGTCAAGAAAGAGGTTATTCATCCACGTAAATCGTACAAGATGAATTCTTCAGCCGCTGATATTACCCTAAATAGTACAAGCATGTGGAGTGTTTCCAAACCATCACTATTAAATGAAAGTCACGATGAGTTTAATGAAATTGAATCGGACAAGTTATGGATTGATGTTCAGTTGAGATATGGAGATTACGATTCGCACGATATATCGCGATATGTTCGTTCCAAATTTTTAGATTACACTACTGACAATGTTAGTATGTATCCATCGCCTGCCGGTGTTATGATTGGTATTGATTTGGCATATAATATGTATGATGCCTATGGTAATTGGTCTAAAGGATTAAAGCCAGTAGTTCAAAATAGTATGGCTACGATTATGCGTGCAAATCCATCGTTGTATGTATTGAGAGAACGTATTCGTAAGGGGCTACAAATTTATCAATCTCAAATACAAGAGCCGTATTTGAATTCGTCAAACTATGCTGAGTTGTTTAATGATGATATCAAACTATTTATTGATGACACCAACGTTTATCGTGTTACAGTGCATAAGACATATGAGGGGAATGTTGCCACCAAACCGATTAATGGGTGTGTTTTTATCTTAAATCCTAGGAGCGGGCAATTATTCATGAAAATTATTCACAAATCGGTATGGGCTGGGCAAAAGAGATTGGGTCAATTAGCTAAGTGGAAGACTGCAGAAGAAGTTACTGCGTTGATCAGATCTTTACCGAAAGAAGAACAACCCAAGCAGATTATTGTTACTCGTAAGGCTATGATGGATCCATTAGAGGTTCACTTATTGGACTTTCCGAATATCTCACTCAGACCTTCCGAGTTAAGGTTGCCATTTGCTGCTGCCATGTCTATTGATAAATTATCAGatgttgttttaaaagCTACCGAGCCACAAATGGTGCTGTTTAATATGTATGATGATTGGATGGATAGTATTTCTTCTTATACAGCATTTTCTAGGTTGATCTTATTACTAAGAGGCTTGAAAACTAACGAAGAAAGAGCCAAATACATTTTATATAAGGACCCAACAATTACTATAAGACCGCACCATTTATGGCCCTCGTTTTCTGATGAACAATGGATTGAGGTTGAATCCAACATGAGAGACTTAATTTTGGAGGAATACAGCAACAAGTACAATGTTAATATATCCTCTTTGACCCAAACAGAAATTAAAGATCTAATTTTGGGTCAAAATATTAAGGCACCATCAGTAAGGAGACAGAAGATATTAGAGTTGCAAGAGGCCAAGCAGAAATTGGATGAACAAACCATGGCTGTTGCAGATACCGCGATGAAAACGAAAAGTGTTAATGCACAAGGTGAAGAGATTGTGGTTGTTGCTTCTTCGAACTATGAAACACAaacattttcttcaaaGAATGAATGGAGGGCACGTGCTATTTCAAATTCGTTGTTATCTTTAAggttgaaaaatatttttgtttcatcAACAACATTTGTCGATCAAAAGAACGTTTATATTTTGcctaaaaatttattgagCAAATTTATAGAAATATCAGATTCTAGATCACAAATTGCTGGTTTACTTTACGGCTTGTCGCCCTCCCCCGAACAAAATATGATTAAGGAGATAAGAACTATAGTTATGCTACCTCAAATAGGAAATGAATTGTCTGTTAATGTGTCCAGGAAATTGCCAACAAAATCAAGGGTCCTTGAAGGAATGGAGTTGCTAGGTTGGGTACACACGCAATTTAGTGAATTTAAGTTTATGACTCCCTCTGAGATTTCTACTCATTCTCAGCTTTTCAGTAGTGGTGGTACTGGTGGTTGTATTGatctttctattttttccaCTTCTGGTAGCTTGTCGTTGTCTGCTTATACTTTATCTGAAAAGGGGTTTGAGTGGGgattacaaaataaagcTATACATGATACTGATCCAGATGGATTTGAGCCAAGTTACAGCCAGTATGCTCAATTGTTGTTATCCGACCGTATTATTGGTAATTTTGTGGTTCCTGACAATGAGTTATGGAACTATGCTTTTATGGGGTCGAATTTCAATCCGGACGtgaaatataatttaaaaattgatgTTCCAATAGGTTTTTATGCTGAATTACATCGTGCTATTCATTTTACTCAATTCAATGAATTTGTTGGTGATGATTTAGAGGCCAACCAAGAAGATTTGTTTGATTAGTTTACAGGgggtttttgtttttgtttttgtaagtattattgttaattaGATGTGTATAATGTGTTTAGTAAGTGTTATTTTGATGTAAACTGATAGTTTGATTGATTGATGTGTTGAAAAGGGCTTTTTAtatagtaattttttttttttttttttttttttttttttacccctttataaaaatagttgTTTTTCGTTCTGGTAGGCCACTCAACTTGTTTGCTTGTGTGTTTTTGAAGCGTATTTTTGGCCTTAAGCAAGcaaataattatttgttcTGTTTAATTGTACTTTAAGCGTTTCGAAATCAAATGGAActttaaaagttaaaaaaaatacatcaGCCATCCAACATCTATAAAACTcataattaaaaagttttttttttttttttttttcctgtttTTGTAAGGTTAGAAgggaaaaaagttaaatttttcacaCTTGAATCATTTAAGTAACAGTTTAGAACTTCCATGAATACAACAACCATTAATAAGAGCCACGATGATGGTAACAAATCTATTCAAAATTTGATATTGAATAAATTCCCAACCAAAGatgatttaattaataaaggTATTTGGAAAGgtgatatatataaaccAATATATTCATTAGATATGGAAAATAGTGGTGAAGAGGGGAATATTAGAGGATGGGTTTGGAAAACTTTATTGTTGAATAGTATTATAGATGACGAAGagattattagtagtaacaTAACTAGTAATATTGCATCTTCATTACCATCTCCATCACCTCCTCCTATCTCTACAGATACTGCTTTGAATAGAAAAATTAGTAGAATTCAaacacaaaaaagaaaattatatatgaatggtaatattattaatccAAATGGTACTAATAGtgctattaataataaacgaATTAATAGTATAGCAAATGATTATAGtactaatagtaacaataatcaCAATGATGTAGAGAATGATAGTGATGTTGATTACGACTTTCATAATGCTATCAATAGTAAGAACAAGAATAATAacgacaacaacaacaacaacaataataataataataataataataataataataataatagaagcATTAGTAGTAATAGCGGATTTGTCATGTTGGATGAATTGAAACCGCTTCCCACTACTTTTGAAAACACTCGCTGTGAAGAAATCATAGAGAATGATGTTCGTGCCAGTGCTAATAACACCATTGGTAAcactaaaaaaagattattaaCACCAATGTCTACGGAGTCAGACCCACTGTTAAACAACAAAGGTATATTTAACAAGaccaacaacaatgacGATGCTGACGAAATCAACAGTAACAACTTGGAACACCAGTTGGAAATTATTAAGCTAGATACCAACAGATTATTACTATatgatatttataaatCTATACCGATTCAACAGGATAttcaattaatattatacaaTTACTTAATTTACAATAGAACCACATATAAACAGGGCTTTCACGAGATAGTAGCAATTATATACCACCATTTAGATTATTCTGACAAGTTATCaacattaaatattttcaataaatttatggTTGAGGGTGGTATcagtttgtttttcaacGAAAGCGAGTTGATCaactggaaaaaaaacaaatttgaGCCATTGTTATCCTTTTGTGTTCCTAGCATATATGATtcaattttgaaaaactttaaaCTGGACAACACAGTGTGGTTAATCAGGTGGTGTagattgatttttattagagAATTAGATTTAAATAAGGAAGTCTTACCCATTTGGGatcattttttaactttcaAATACAATTTACTGGACTTGATGAGTACCACCATCATTCTACTATTAGTTTTAAtcagtaaaaaaataatttgttattgtGATGACCAGAGTGATTTAATTGATGTTTTATTGCATTACGAGGAGAACAATGCGTTACATAACACTATTTCTATAGTTGAATTAATGAAATATAGTGGTATGTTATGTGAAATCATACAAAATGGTAGAACAAATACTTCCAGCTACAATAAGTTTGATAGGAAAACCATACAGCACCTAAGggatattattagaattttTAGCGATGTGTATTTACAAGATATGGAATGGTCACAGATGATGAATACTGTGGTTGATTCCAACAGGTTAAAGAcacaacaaaaattaaaagacaGGATCAAAtccaaaatgaaaaaataagcACTTGATGTAGCATATCTGATCGAAATATTAACAgtaatataataacaaaaaaaaaaaaaaaaaaaaaaaagaaaaaaaaaaattatatatatatatttcttatcATTTCATTAAAGTAGTCATTATATAcgtatatacatatatatatataatatttatttccaaagctataccaaaaaaaaagggggaaaCTAATCAATTAGAGTCCTCAATTATTTCTTACCTTGGTTAGCAACGGCAGCGGCaccagcagcagcagcttCTGGGTCCAAGTAGTAAGATGGTTTAGTTGGTTTCAATTGGTTGTCTAATTCGTAGACCAATGGAATACCAGTTGGAATGTTCAACTTGGCAATGTCAGC
This window contains:
- the PRP8 gene encoding U4/U6-U5 snRNP complex subunit PRP8 (similar to Saccharomyces cerevisiae YHR165C | PRP8 | Pre-mRNA Processing), translated to MRGNISPPLPELENANFNNEDSSFPPPPPPGFEQEDTNDEDIPPPPPPPGFEQEDVNDEDIPPPPPPPGFEQEDVNDEDIPPPPPPPMFEEEDITIRFNNLPSSSALEAQKIISKNTSQSLLKVEENNTRKFKTFPPPGFEENLPLGSKRKNNTNETSKEQPSTKKRKLFLENELNKSKKDWLTLQKQRFRKDLQNKGMKTPMKKQGKVIPQKVDLPKEHLRKIFNSHINMSGKRFNNDKTIHLAALKYMPHAVLKLLENMPQPWENQKEVRVLYHITGAITFVNEIPRVIEPVYVAQWSTMWIAMRREKRDRQHFKRIRLPTFDDDEPPILYEESIEPLEVPEPIFLELDPEDDRLVSNWLYDSKPLVENRVKVNGSSYKRWKLDIPTLANLYRLATPLVNQVNDPNYYYLFDKKSFMTSKAINNALPGGPKFEPLFPHEDDIDNEDFTEFNSIDRLIFRNKIRTEYKIAYPQLYIPRPRKVEVIKSGNPILCLVENDGMDFFSYDNQLLSAINFKKSEKTQRELLRRKDDFELFQGFKPLLCDESLELPNLDDAVSLYHAPFPFNRKSGHMIRAEDATLMKHWYLQHPDEDDYPLKVKVSYQKLLKNYVLTELHSKKPMAQKKIKLLKRLRNTKYFQQTKIDWVEAGLQVIRQGHNMLNLLIHRKGLTYLHLDYNFNLKPTKTLTTKERKKSRFGHAFHLMREILKITKLLVDVQVQYRLDQIDAYQLADGIYYILNHLGHLTGIYRYKYKIMHQIRACKDLKHVIYYRFNKIIGKGPGCGFWQPAWKVLVFFLRGTTPLLERWLSNLLSRQFEGRSNEVAKTTTKQRVDAYYDLELRASVMNDILDMIPQDLRQSKAKTILQHLGEAWRCWKANIPWDVPGMPVPIKNIIERYVKSKADGWISGAHKNRERIKKGEHVEKNVIRKNLGRLTRLWVRNEQERQEEMQHNGPYISPEEATAIFSTMVDWLSSRDFSPIPFPPLNYKHDNKILVLALENLKQAYENKSRLVQSEREELALIEQAYDNPHETLNRIKKYLLTQRSFKPVQVSMMDYYQYIQPLYTIDPIEKITDAYLDQYLWFEADKRQLFPNWIKPSDSEIPQLLVYKWCQGINNLHDIWNVSDGQSTVLLETSLQQLTENIDFTLLNRLLRLIMDPNMADYITAKNNVKINFKDMSYVNKYGLIRGLFFATFIYQYYGLMVDLLLLGPDRAHELAGGVDSPNEFLAYENLNTEIKHPIRLYCRYFDKIHIVFRLSELDSEDLIKDYLLENPDPNFENAVGYNNKTCWPRDCRMRLMRRDVNLGRALFWEFSSRLPTSIATVKWEDSFVSVYSKNNPNLLFSMCGFEVRILPKSRVIESKSYDEGVWDLINFNTKERTAKAFLRVSDEEITKFDTRIRILVMSAGSNTFTKIAGRWNLALIALFTYFREAIVATTSLLDILVKAETRVQNHVKLGLNSKMPTRFPPVVFYAPKELGGLGMLSASHILIPATDLTWSKQTDTGITHFRAGMSHTDEKYIPTLFRYITSWENEFLDSQRVWSDYAAKRKEALRENRRLAFEELEDSWDRGIPRISTLFQKDRHTLAYDKGYRARTEFKNYRLEHSNSFWWTVANHDGKLWNLNSYRTDVIQALGGIETILEHTLFKGTGFTSWEGLFWEKASGFEDSMQFKKLTNAQRTGLSQIPNRRFTLWWSPTINRANVYVGFLVQLDLTGIFLHGKIPTLKISLIQIFRAHLWQKIHESIVFDLCQILDGQMDVLGIEEVKKEVIHPRKSYKMNSSAADITLNSTSMWSVSKPSLLNESHDEFNEIESDKLWIDVQLRYGDYDSHDISRYVRSKFLDYTTDNVSMYPSPAGVMIGIDLAYNMYDAYGNWSKGLKPVVQNSMATIMRANPSLYVLRERIRKGLQIYQSQIQEPYLNSSNYAELFNDDIKLFIDDTNVYRVTVHKTYEGNVATKPINGCVFILNPRSGQLFMKIIHKSVWAGQKRLGQLAKWKTAEEVTALIRSLPKEEQPKQIIVTRKAMMDPLEVHLLDFPNISLRPSELRLPFAAAMSIDKLSDVVLKATEPQMVLFNMYDDWMDSISSYTAFSRLILLLRGLKTNEERAKYILYKDPTITIRPHHLWPSFSDEQWIEVESNMRDLILEEYSNKYNVNISSLTQTEIKDLILGQNIKAPSVRRQKILELQEAKQKLDEQTMAVADTAMKTKSVNAQGEEIVVVASSNYETQTFSSKNEWRARAISNSLLSLRLKNIFVSSTTFVDQKNVYILPKNLLSKFIEISDSRSQIAGLLYGLSPSPEQNMIKEIRTIVMLPQIGNELSVNVSRKLPTKSRVLEGMELLGWVHTQFSEFKFMTPSEISTHSQLFSSGGTGGCIDLSIFSTSGSLSLSAYTLSEKGFEWGLQNKAIHDTDPDGFEPSYSQYAQLLLSDRIIGNFVVPDNELWNYAFMGSNFNPDVKYNLKIDVPIGFYAELHRAIHFTQFNEFVGDDLEANQEDLFD